A genomic segment from Acidimicrobiales bacterium encodes:
- a CDS encoding sigma-70 family RNA polymerase sigma factor, with product MGLLSLHVGDRRIAEELAHDALVRTQEQWERVRHMDAPGAWLRRVGLNLANSWWRRRFAERRANRLATAGAATDAPADVADALAVRTAVAALPRRQRSAITLRYFVGLSVAEAASEMGCAEGTVKSLSSQALAALRTTFTDLDAAHAAHDTDDLEEVERHG from the coding sequence GTGGGTCTGCTCTCCCTGCACGTCGGCGACCGCCGCATCGCCGAGGAGCTCGCCCACGACGCCCTCGTGCGGACCCAGGAGCAGTGGGAGCGCGTCCGCCACATGGACGCGCCCGGCGCATGGCTGCGGCGGGTAGGCCTGAACCTGGCCAACTCGTGGTGGCGGCGGCGCTTCGCCGAGCGTCGGGCCAACCGGCTGGCCACGGCCGGGGCCGCGACCGACGCTCCCGCCGACGTCGCCGACGCCCTCGCCGTGCGGACGGCCGTCGCCGCTCTCCCCCGCCGTCAGCGCTCCGCCATCACCTTGCGCTACTTCGTCGGCTTGAGCGTGGCCGAGGCCGCGTCCGAGATGGGTTGCGCCGAGGGGACCGTGAAGTCGCTGTCCTCCCAGGCCCTCGCCGCCCTGCGCACCACCTTCACCGACCTCGACGCCGCCCACGCCGCGCACGACACCGACGACCTCGAGGAGGTCGAGCGCCATGGCTGA
- a CDS encoding VTT domain-containing protein gives MTSHVIVSAVIAAGGLDPESLLQSFGALGLFLIIFAESGLFFGFFLPGDSLLFTAGLLSSQDKLPALPILLVGCFIAAVAGDQVGYLFGRKVGPALFRRPDSRIFKQEYIERSQEFFERHGSKTIVLARFVPVVRTFAPIVAGVGKMRYRTFVTYNVIGALMWAVGITTLGYVLGDRVPWVEENLELAIFAIIGLSLIPVLIEVIRARREPTPTPEELLENEEEIFGPEVPTD, from the coding sequence ATGACTTCCCATGTGATCGTCTCCGCCGTGATCGCCGCGGGCGGCCTGGACCCCGAGTCCCTGCTCCAGTCGTTCGGGGCCCTCGGACTCTTCCTCATCATCTTCGCCGAGTCGGGGCTGTTCTTCGGCTTCTTCCTGCCCGGCGACTCGCTGCTGTTCACCGCCGGCCTGCTGTCCTCGCAGGACAAGCTGCCGGCCCTGCCCATCTTGTTGGTGGGCTGCTTCATCGCCGCCGTGGCCGGCGACCAGGTCGGCTACCTGTTCGGGCGCAAGGTCGGCCCGGCGCTGTTCCGCCGTCCCGACTCGCGCATCTTCAAACAGGAGTACATCGAGCGCTCGCAGGAGTTCTTCGAGCGCCACGGCTCGAAGACCATCGTCCTGGCCCGCTTCGTCCCGGTGGTGCGCACCTTCGCCCCCATCGTGGCCGGCGTCGGCAAGATGCGGTACCGCACGTTCGTCACCTACAACGTGATCGGGGCCCTCATGTGGGCGGTGGGCATCACCACCCTCGGCTACGTGCTCGGCGACCGGGTGCCGTGGGTCGAGGAGAACCTCGAGCTCGCCATCTTCGCCATCATCGGCCTGTCGCTGATCCCCGTGCTCATCGAGGTCATCCGGGCCCGGCGTGAGCCCACCCCGACCCCCGAAGAGCTCCTCGAGAACGAAGAGGAGATCTTCGGCCCCGAGGTCCCGACCGACTGA
- a CDS encoding SCP2 sterol-binding domain-containing protein, with translation MARYLSDEWLTAAHDALGPPPDAGADDRLVIEQHVDGGPDGRVVWHVVVAGDARSIEAGPHPDPDVTFTQDYETAAAVARGDLSAQEAFMTGRITLSGTAGALILAAPALAAVGDALAPLRAATTY, from the coding sequence ATGGCCAGGTACCTCAGCGACGAGTGGCTCACCGCCGCCCACGATGCACTGGGCCCGCCCCCCGATGCCGGCGCCGACGACCGGCTCGTCATCGAACAGCACGTCGACGGCGGTCCCGACGGTCGGGTCGTCTGGCACGTGGTGGTGGCCGGTGACGCCCGCTCCATCGAGGCCGGCCCCCACCCCGACCCCGACGTGACCTTCACGCAGGACTACGAGACGGCGGCCGCCGTCGCCCGGGGCGACCTCAGCGCCCAGGAGGCCTTCATGACCGGTCGCATCACCCTGTCGGGGACCGCCGGCGCCCTCATCCTCGCCGCCCCCGCCCTCGCCGCCGTGGGCGACGCCCTCGCTCCCCTGCGCGCCGCCACCACCTACTGA
- a CDS encoding ABC transporter substrate-binding protein, whose protein sequence is MRLRRLLVVGACVALLAGACSSRGEDSAGGSDTTDTSATSGTEGAEGVTFGTMESPCGPAADSGATDTTAAGGGDPAETQGISADTIQVGTVADPGFSGAPGLNQEIFDAGEGFVAWCNEQGGIDGRQLELTQYDAAIAEYQGQMQQACGQEFAIVGDGAVQDNLWATTGRECGLIDIAGFSVTAEKAGTHGDEIWRETRAVQPLPNPSDQYPVGAIQLLNEEFPGAIDHVGILYGDLATTREQKDKIAEAIESQGGTVVLEQATNILGEANWAPFAQALKDAGVEWFTFVAQGDAMSQLQQAMQEIDYSPTVTLLESNFYDPLYLEAAGDAANGTIVRLAFTPFEEAADNPATQDYIDMIEAVDGKVALLGAQSVSGWLLFAQSAKECSEAGTLTRSCVLETAGSVTEWDAGGLHAVADPSTNSVVPCVMIVEAQDGEWVRHAPEEGFACNDEPVVDLTGDFSTADG, encoded by the coding sequence ATGAGGCTGCGACGACTGCTGGTCGTGGGGGCGTGCGTGGCGTTGCTGGCGGGCGCCTGCTCGAGCCGGGGCGAGGACTCTGCGGGCGGGTCGGACACCACCGACACGTCGGCGACCTCCGGGACCGAGGGGGCCGAGGGCGTGACCTTCGGCACGATGGAGTCCCCGTGCGGGCCGGCGGCCGACTCCGGGGCCACCGACACGACCGCCGCGGGCGGCGGTGACCCCGCCGAGACCCAGGGCATCAGCGCCGACACCATCCAGGTGGGCACCGTGGCCGACCCGGGCTTCTCGGGGGCACCCGGCCTCAACCAGGAGATCTTCGACGCGGGCGAGGGCTTCGTGGCGTGGTGCAACGAGCAGGGCGGCATCGACGGTCGCCAGCTCGAGCTGACCCAGTACGACGCCGCCATCGCCGAGTACCAGGGCCAGATGCAACAGGCGTGTGGCCAGGAGTTCGCCATCGTGGGCGACGGAGCGGTGCAGGACAACCTCTGGGCCACCACCGGCCGGGAATGTGGGCTCATCGACATTGCCGGCTTCTCGGTCACCGCGGAAAAGGCGGGGACCCATGGGGACGAGATCTGGCGGGAGACCCGGGCGGTGCAGCCGCTGCCCAACCCGTCGGACCAGTACCCGGTCGGGGCCATCCAGCTCCTGAACGAGGAGTTCCCCGGCGCCATCGACCACGTCGGCATCCTCTACGGCGACCTCGCCACCACCCGCGAGCAGAAGGACAAGATCGCCGAGGCCATCGAGTCGCAGGGCGGCACCGTGGTGCTCGAGCAGGCCACCAACATCCTGGGCGAGGCCAACTGGGCGCCCTTCGCCCAGGCCCTGAAGGACGCGGGGGTCGAGTGGTTCACCTTCGTGGCCCAGGGCGACGCCATGTCCCAGCTGCAGCAGGCCATGCAGGAGATCGACTACTCGCCCACCGTCACCCTCCTGGAGAGCAACTTCTACGACCCGCTGTACCTCGAGGCGGCCGGCGACGCGGCCAACGGCACCATCGTGCGCCTGGCCTTCACCCCCTTCGAGGAAGCAGCGGACAACCCGGCGACGCAGGACTACATCGACATGATCGAGGCCGTCGACGGCAAGGTCGCCCTCCTCGGCGCCCAGTCCGTGTCGGGCTGGCTGCTGTTCGCCCAGTCGGCGAAGGAGTGCTCCGAGGCCGGGACGCTCACCCGCAGCTGCGTCCTCGAGACCGCCGGCTCGGTCACCGAGTGGGACGCCGGCGGCCTCCACGCCGTCGCCGACCCGTCGACCAACAGCGTGGTGCCCTGCGTGATGATCGTGGAGGCGCAGGACGGCGAGTGGGTCCGCCACGCCCCCGAGGAGGGCTTCGCCTGCAACGACGAGCCCGTGGTGGACCTCACCGGCGACTTCTCCACCGCCGACGGCTGA
- a CDS encoding IS30 family transposase: MRPEMWEVPDGRLTLDHRVEIRLGLERGESFAVIAERIGFHRSTVWREVKDNGGRDLYAPMAAHRAACSRRERPKETKLAANPRMCAMVVEGMEKLWSPEQISAALHEDHPDDPEMWVSHETIYKSLYVQGRGELRRELTACLRTGRAARKHRSRVERRGQLKDIVTISERPAEVEDRAVPGHWEGDLIIGKNNKSAIGTLVERSIRFVMLLHLPEGQSAPSVRDAMTEAIQTLPEALRRSITWDRGKEMAEHAQFSVDTGVDVYFCDPHSPWQRGSNENTNGLLRQYFPKGTDLSLHDVERLAEVADSLNGRPRKTLGWKNPAQALDELLVAMTD; the protein is encoded by the coding sequence GTGCGCCCGGAGATGTGGGAGGTCCCCGACGGCCGGCTCACGCTTGATCATCGGGTCGAGATCCGCCTCGGGCTCGAACGAGGCGAGTCCTTCGCGGTCATCGCCGAGCGGATCGGGTTTCACCGCTCCACGGTGTGGCGCGAGGTCAAAGACAACGGCGGACGCGACCTCTACGCGCCGATGGCGGCGCATCGGGCGGCGTGTTCTCGGCGGGAGCGGCCCAAGGAGACCAAGCTGGCGGCGAACCCCCGGATGTGCGCCATGGTGGTCGAGGGCATGGAGAAGCTGTGGTCCCCCGAGCAGATCTCGGCGGCGCTGCACGAGGACCATCCTGACGACCCGGAGATGTGGGTGTCGCACGAGACGATCTACAAGTCGCTGTATGTGCAGGGCCGGGGCGAGCTGCGCCGAGAGCTCACTGCGTGTCTGCGCACCGGCCGCGCCGCCCGCAAGCACCGCAGCCGGGTCGAGCGCCGCGGCCAACTCAAAGACATCGTCACCATCTCAGAGCGGCCCGCCGAGGTCGAGGACCGGGCAGTGCCCGGCCACTGGGAGGGTGACCTCATCATCGGCAAGAACAACAAGAGCGCGATCGGCACCCTGGTGGAACGCTCGATCCGGTTCGTGATGCTCCTGCACCTTCCGGAGGGGCAGAGCGCCCCGTCGGTCCGAGACGCCATGACCGAGGCCATCCAGACCCTGCCCGAGGCGCTGCGCCGCTCCATCACCTGGGACCGGGGCAAGGAGATGGCCGAACACGCCCAGTTCAGCGTCGACACCGGCGTCGACGTCTATTTCTGCGACCCGCACTCGCCCTGGCAGCGCGGCAGCAACGAGAACACGAACGGACTGCTCCGCCAGTACTTCCCCAAAGGCACCGACCTGTCGCTCCACGACGTCGAACGCCTCGCCGAGGTCGCTGACAGCCTCAACGGCCGGCCCCGCAAGACCCTCGGATGGAAGAATCCAGCACAGGCACTCGACGAGCTCCTTGTCGCGATGACCGATTGA
- a CDS encoding sodium-translocating pyrophosphatase gives MPATKGNTLPLLNVLAAEGGYQEFTLGGAEWFWLWFSAATAILALAVGAFLVRSVLDADTGTDKMREIAAAIQEGAMAYLKRQFRTIAIIVVPVAIIVFVTSTEVLKPDGVVALSFFQSGLFRTLAFIAGCILSGLTGFIGMSLAVRGNVRTAAAARSGSMPAALQVAFRTGGVAGMFTVGLGLLGATVIIMIFQNTASAILIGFGFGGSLLALFLRVGGGIFTKAADVGADLVGKVEAGIPEDDPRNPATIADNVGDNVGDCAGMASDLFESYEVTLVASIILGVAAFDSIGANPALGLIFPVAARAIGVLASIIGVFAVRATDKDKSAMAPINRGFALASILTVLGTGAVALLYVGNDVGDPSLDTYVSNAGWRMLGAVVAGLVLAQVVSRLTEYYTSTEHKPVQDIAVAARTGPATTVLSGISSGLESSVWAIVAIAGALGAAIALGGGNIQFVFYLVALAGMGMLSTTGVVVSEDTFGPVADNAAGIAEMSGEFEGDAERIMVSLDAVGNTTKAVTKGFAIGSAVIAAVALFASFIEVIADEVGLEATGNELFEALPINVADPKVFIGLLIGGSIAFMFSSLAIRAVGRTAGTVVQEVRRQFADGKIMAGTKRPDYGPVIDICTTASLRELATPALLAVLTPAIIGFGINVYALGAFLAATILTGQLMANYQNNAGGAWDNAKKYIEDGFEGGKGSEAHKAAVIGDTVGDPFKDTAGPALNPLIKVINLVSLLLLPAIIALDDNAARFAIAGVSLVVLLGAISFSKRDAEGMDAPIEPEGHHPEEVSA, from the coding sequence CTGCCTGCGACCAAAGGAAACACGTTGCCCCTTCTCAACGTCCTCGCCGCTGAAGGCGGGTACCAGGAATTCACGCTCGGCGGCGCCGAGTGGTTCTGGCTGTGGTTCAGTGCGGCCACCGCCATCCTGGCCCTCGCCGTCGGCGCCTTCCTGGTGCGATCGGTGCTCGACGCCGACACCGGTACCGACAAGATGCGCGAGATCGCCGCGGCGATCCAAGAGGGGGCCATGGCCTACCTCAAGCGCCAGTTCCGCACGATCGCGATCATCGTCGTCCCGGTGGCGATCATCGTGTTCGTCACCTCCACCGAGGTGCTGAAGCCGGACGGCGTCGTGGCCCTGAGCTTCTTCCAGTCGGGCCTGTTCCGCACGCTGGCCTTCATCGCCGGCTGCATCCTGTCGGGCCTCACCGGCTTCATCGGCATGAGCCTGGCCGTGCGAGGCAACGTGCGCACCGCCGCGGCCGCCCGTTCCGGGTCGATGCCCGCCGCCCTCCAGGTCGCCTTCCGCACCGGCGGCGTGGCCGGCATGTTCACCGTCGGCCTGGGCCTCCTCGGCGCCACCGTCATCATCATGATCTTCCAGAACACCGCCTCGGCCATCCTCATCGGCTTCGGCTTCGGCGGCTCGCTGCTCGCCCTGTTCCTGCGCGTGGGTGGCGGCATCTTCACCAAGGCGGCCGACGTCGGCGCCGACCTCGTGGGCAAGGTCGAAGCCGGCATCCCCGAGGACGACCCCCGCAACCCCGCCACCATCGCGGACAACGTGGGCGACAACGTCGGCGACTGCGCCGGCATGGCCTCGGACCTGTTCGAGAGCTACGAGGTCACCCTGGTGGCCTCGATCATCCTGGGTGTGGCCGCGTTCGACTCGATCGGCGCCAACCCCGCCCTCGGTCTCATCTTCCCGGTGGCTGCTCGTGCCATCGGCGTGCTGGCCTCGATCATCGGCGTGTTCGCGGTGCGGGCGACCGACAAGGACAAGTCGGCCATGGCCCCGATCAACCGCGGCTTCGCCCTCGCCAGCATCCTCACCGTCCTCGGCACCGGCGCCGTCGCCCTGCTCTACGTCGGCAACGACGTCGGCGACCCCTCGCTGGACACCTACGTCAGCAACGCCGGTTGGCGCATGCTCGGCGCCGTGGTCGCCGGCCTCGTGCTGGCCCAGGTGGTCAGCCGCCTGACCGAGTACTACACCTCGACCGAGCACAAGCCGGTCCAGGACATCGCCGTGGCCGCCCGTACCGGCCCGGCCACGACCGTCCTCTCGGGCATCAGCTCTGGCCTCGAGTCCTCGGTGTGGGCCATCGTGGCCATCGCCGGCGCCCTCGGTGCCGCCATCGCCCTCGGCGGCGGCAACATCCAGTTCGTCTTCTACCTGGTCGCCCTGGCCGGCATGGGCATGCTCAGCACCACCGGCGTGGTCGTGTCCGAGGACACCTTCGGCCCCGTGGCCGACAACGCCGCGGGCATCGCCGAGATGTCCGGCGAGTTCGAGGGTGACGCCGAGCGCATCATGGTCAGCCTCGACGCGGTGGGCAACACCACCAAGGCCGTCACCAAGGGCTTCGCCATCGGCTCGGCGGTCATCGCCGCCGTCGCCCTGTTCGCCTCGTTCATCGAGGTGATCGCCGACGAGGTCGGCCTCGAGGCAACCGGCAACGAGCTCTTCGAGGCCCTGCCCATCAACGTGGCCGACCCCAAGGTGTTCATCGGCCTGCTCATCGGTGGCTCGATCGCCTTCATGTTCAGCTCCCTCGCCATCCGCGCCGTCGGCCGCACCGCCGGCACCGTGGTGCAGGAGGTCCGCCGCCAGTTCGCCGACGGCAAGATCATGGCGGGGACGAAGCGCCCCGACTACGGCCCGGTCATCGACATCTGCACCACCGCCTCGCTGCGGGAGCTGGCCACCCCGGCCCTGCTCGCGGTGCTGACCCCGGCCATCATCGGCTTCGGCATCAACGTCTACGCCCTCGGCGCCTTCCTGGCCGCGACCATCCTCACCGGCCAGCTCATGGCCAACTACCAGAACAACGCCGGTGGGGCGTGGGACAACGCCAAGAAGTACATCGAGGACGGCTTCGAGGGCGGCAAGGGCTCCGAGGCCCACAAGGCCGCGGTCATCGGCGACACCGTCGGCGACCCCTTCAAGGACACCGCCGGCCCGGCCCTCAACCCGTTGATCAAGGTCATCAACCTGGTCTCGCTGCTCCTGCTGCCGGCCATCATCGCCCTCGACGACAACGCCGCCCGCTTCGCCATCGCCGGCGTCTCCCTGGTGGTGCTGCTCGGTGCGATCTCGTTCTCGAAGCGTGACGCCGAGGGCATGGACGCCCCCATCGAGCCCGAGGGGCATCACCCCGAGGAAGTCAGCGCCTGA
- a CDS encoding glyoxalase: MGIVGVDHVQVAAPPGCEDAARHFYGELLGMPELPKPPVLAARGGCWFRCGAQELHVGVEADFAPARKAHPGLLADDLEDLAARLTAAGHDVVWDDANPGVTRFHVHDPWGNRLELLAAP, translated from the coding sequence ATGGGGATCGTCGGGGTGGATCACGTGCAGGTGGCGGCGCCGCCGGGGTGCGAGGACGCCGCCCGCCACTTCTACGGCGAGCTGCTGGGGATGCCCGAGCTGCCCAAGCCACCCGTGCTCGCCGCCCGCGGCGGGTGCTGGTTCCGCTGCGGCGCCCAGGAGCTCCACGTCGGCGTCGAGGCCGACTTCGCCCCCGCCCGCAAGGCCCATCCCGGCCTGCTGGCCGACGATCTAGAGGACCTGGCCGCCCGCCTCACCGCCGCCGGCCACGACGTGGTGTGGGACGACGCCAACCCCGGCGTCACCCGCTTCCACGTCCACGACCCCTGGGGCAACCGCCTCGAGCTCCTCGCCGCCCCGTAG